From the Saccharomycodes ludwigii strain NBRC 1722 chromosome I, whole genome shotgun sequence genome, one window contains:
- the PHO80 gene encoding Pho80p (similar to Saccharomyces cerevisiae YOL001W | PHO80 | PHOsphate metabolism) has product MDNTNTENSQEEKVSLVSLSQNYMQCPIQDLVILISRMITSVILINDGKLEQENTKKNKSKRKMENGCTIDGKDDNEENKTLTRFHSKIPPPISVYDYLVRLTKYSSLDHSVLLTTVYYIDLLTSVYPVFNVNSLTVHRFLLAATTVASKGLCDLFFTNNHYAKVGGVQYSELNILEEEFLNRINFRIIPRDYNLYLCKQEIMQQKFNIYPPKDQLSLANQGYNILTTYYTRMIQVVGNYNTCKDKSHKKSYTILLSPPIRQRYSLMTDTSENTNSSNNNSRKRAYHDHNHHHPGECCETSENEEFFSLSSISSVSQIYSTASTENNIKQENIKHNNGDLTNNFSCTSDTYKGLYHPLKKPNSNPTSTGTSNNGVSLDISNDSDSDNNQYKISAETIAPTRLSVNTPFTSYTETRTNSINNNDTNSIS; this is encoded by the coding sequence atggatAATACAAATACGGAAAACTCTCAAGAGGAAAAGGTTTCGCTTGTATCACTCTCACAAAATTACATGCAATGTCCTATACAAGATTTAGTTATTCTAATATCTAGAATGATAACGTCGGTCATACTCATTAACGATGGGAAATtagaacaagaaaatacaaaaaaaaacaaaagcaaaagaaaaatggaaaatggTTGTACTATTGATGGGAaagatgataatgaagaaaataaaacactAACAAGATTTCATTCTAAAATACCACCCCCTATATCGGTTTATGATTATTTAGTACGGCTCACAAAGTATTCATCTCTAGATCATTCTGTGTTATTAACCACAGTTTATTATATTGATTTGCTAACTTCGGTTTACCCTGTATTTAATGTTAATTCCTTAACTGTCCATAGGTTTCTTTTGGCAGCAACAACTGTAGCCAGCAAAGGTTTATgcgatttattttttacaaacAATCACTACGCAAAAGTTGGTGGCGTCCAGTATTCAGAATTAAATATTCTAGAGGAAGAGTTTTTAAATAGAATAAACTTTCGTATTATACCTAGGGATTATAATCTGTACCTGTGTAAACAAGAAATAATGCAGCagaaatttaatatatatccACCTAAAGATCAGCTGTCTTTGGCCAACCAGGGCTACAATATTTTAACTACATACTATACAAGAATGATACAAGTTGTCGGCAACTATAACACCTGTAAAGATAAATCGCATAAAAAGAGCTACACAATACTTTTGTCACCCCCTATCCGACAACGCTATTCACTGATGACAGACACTTCTGAAAACACAAATAGttctaataacaacagTAGGAAAAGGGCATACCATGACCACAATCATCACCATCCTGGTGAATGTTGTGAGACTAGTGAAAATGAGGAATTTTTCTCGCTCTCTTCCATTTCTTCTGTTTCACAAATATATTCCACAGCTAGcactgaaaataatattaaacaagaaaatattaagcataataatggtgatctcactaataatttttcctGCACTTCAGATACTTATAAAGGGCTATATCATCCCTTGAAAAAACCGAACAGTAATCCTACAAGCACTGGCACTTCTAATAATGGTGTTAGCCTTGATATTTCTAATGACAGTGATAGCGATAATAACcaatataaaatatcagCGGAAACTATAGCGCCAACTAGATTAAGCGTGAATACTCCTTTTACTAGTTATACTGAAACTCGGACTAattctattaataataatgatactaATAGTATAAGTTAG